The Bacillus sp. Y1 genome has a window encoding:
- a CDS encoding molybdopterin-dependent oxidoreductase has translation MASTYTSACPLNCWDSCGFKVTVEDGRVTRVEGDETHPITKGKICGRGRMLEARTNSSERILYPLKKINGEFHRISWAQALDEMAEKMSWLRENKGTTSILHSHDYANGGLLKNLDQRFFNCYGGVTELTGSLCWGSGIEAQNWDFGDAYSHAPGDVLNSKNIVIWGRNVARTNMHFYSALQEAKRNGSKLYVIDPLYNATAKLAHKHITVKPGTDGILAVGIMKELLRLELADIDFIEKYTVGFTHVKELIHTVSLEEISRITEVAIDVITELAYLYGDRPTSTYFGLGMQRYGNGGNTIRLIDALVAISGNIGIRGGGANYANKQVGQSFQFGELTLPERRKEARNFTMMKQAKGILEAVNPTIEMIIVTCGNPITQVPNTNEMIKAFSSVDTVVVIDSFMTDTAEMADYILPTTTAFEEEDIYYSSMYHHYANYGPKLVKAPGEAKSDLWIWTELANRLGFGEDFNYSRDEWMTMAIQHLEDKEITLQTFKENYHVELPVDEVPWSDFHFKTPSGKYEFLSNRAIQQGGDGRLSLSLPNESIITTPELAQKYPYQLLTIHPMRSNHSQHYHLFAQPPKLRVELSANIAEDLNLAENDFVEVWNDRGAVKGYVQILTNAHPNTINIDEGIWKKYGGSVNLLTPSEESDNGLGSTLYDCLVNIRKVEQDETAI, from the coding sequence ATGGCAAGTACGTATACTTCTGCATGTCCGTTAAATTGTTGGGATAGCTGTGGATTTAAAGTAACAGTCGAGGATGGAAGGGTAACTCGGGTGGAAGGAGATGAAACCCACCCGATTACAAAGGGGAAAATTTGTGGAAGAGGTCGGATGCTTGAAGCACGAACCAATTCTTCTGAACGAATTCTCTATCCTTTAAAAAAGATAAATGGTGAGTTTCATAGAATTTCATGGGCCCAGGCACTAGATGAAATGGCTGAAAAGATGTCCTGGTTAAGAGAAAATAAGGGAACCACTTCTATTTTGCATAGCCATGATTATGCAAATGGAGGTTTGTTAAAAAATCTCGATCAGCGTTTCTTTAATTGTTATGGTGGTGTAACAGAATTAACGGGCTCACTATGCTGGGGTTCTGGAATTGAAGCGCAAAACTGGGATTTTGGCGATGCATACAGTCATGCTCCAGGGGATGTGCTGAATAGTAAAAATATCGTGATATGGGGTAGAAATGTAGCAAGGACGAATATGCATTTCTACTCTGCTCTACAAGAAGCAAAACGTAACGGATCCAAACTTTATGTAATAGATCCGTTATATAATGCTACTGCGAAACTAGCACATAAACATATTACAGTTAAGCCAGGTACAGATGGAATTCTAGCAGTAGGTATAATGAAAGAGCTCTTACGTTTAGAACTGGCTGACATAGACTTTATCGAAAAATATACGGTTGGATTTACCCATGTTAAGGAATTAATTCATACCGTTTCACTTGAAGAGATTAGTAGAATAACGGAAGTAGCGATAGATGTTATAACGGAACTTGCTTATTTATATGGAGATCGTCCAACATCCACGTATTTTGGCTTAGGAATGCAGCGTTATGGGAATGGTGGAAATACCATTCGTCTCATTGATGCACTAGTTGCTATAAGCGGAAACATTGGGATTCGCGGAGGTGGAGCAAATTATGCGAATAAGCAAGTAGGACAGAGTTTTCAGTTTGGTGAATTAACATTACCGGAGCGACGGAAAGAAGCTCGCAATTTTACCATGATGAAGCAGGCAAAAGGGATATTAGAAGCAGTGAACCCGACAATTGAAATGATTATTGTTACTTGTGGAAATCCAATTACACAAGTTCCTAATACAAATGAGATGATTAAGGCATTTTCTTCTGTTGATACGGTAGTTGTGATTGATTCATTCATGACAGATACAGCAGAAATGGCTGATTATATTCTTCCGACGACAACGGCATTTGAAGAGGAAGACATTTATTATTCTTCCATGTATCATCATTATGCTAACTATGGTCCAAAGCTTGTTAAGGCACCAGGGGAAGCGAAATCAGATTTATGGATATGGACAGAATTAGCGAATCGACTTGGGTTTGGTGAGGATTTTAACTACTCTAGAGATGAGTGGATGACAATGGCCATTCAACATTTAGAGGATAAAGAAATTACGCTCCAAACATTTAAAGAGAATTATCATGTAGAACTTCCAGTAGATGAAGTTCCATGGAGTGATTTCCATTTTAAAACACCAAGCGGCAAATATGAATTCCTTTCAAATCGAGCGATCCAACAGGGGGGAGATGGACGTTTGTCTTTATCCTTACCTAATGAATCAATCATCACAACTCCTGAGTTAGCTCAGAAATATCCTTATCAGCTTTTAACTATTCATCCCATGCGCTCAAACCATTCTCAGCACTATCATTTATTTGCTCAACCACCAAAGCTTCGTGTTGAACTATCAGCAAATATTGCAGAGGATCTTAATTTAGCAGAAAATGATTTTGTAGAGGTATGGAATGATCGTGGAGCGGTAAAAGGCTATGTTCAAATTCTTACTAATGCACATCCAAATACCATTAATATAGATGAGGGTATTTGGAAGAAGTATGGAGGATCAGTCAACCTTCTTACCCCAAGTGAGGAATCGGATAATGGACTGGGAAGTACGTTATATGATTGCTTAGTAAATATTAGAAAAGTAGAACAAGATGAAACTGCCATTTAG
- a CDS encoding DUF951 domain-containing protein, protein MKKPHPCGANRWKIIRLGMDIRIKCVGCDHSVLIPRKEFSRKMKKVLERAES, encoded by the coding sequence ATGAAAAAGCCCCACCCATGTGGAGCCAATCGTTGGAAGATCATTCGTTTAGGGATGGATATCCGTATCAAATGTGTCGGCTGTGACCATAGTGTGTTAATTCCTAGAAAGGAATTTTCACGTAAGATGAAAAAAGTATTAGAAAGAGCGGAGAGCTAG
- a CDS encoding mechanosensitive ion channel family protein, with protein sequence MKYWEKIINDLKEKAMNEDLWLSLGEGALKIIAIFILSGIFIKVGKVMIENVFKVRTRSPLRVSERREATLLKLLQNVLTYVVYFIAFMMILSTLTIDVSAMLAGAGIVGLAVGFGAQNLVRDIITGFFIIFEDQFSVGDFVRIGQFEGTVEEIGLRTTKIKTWTGELHILPNGNITEVTNFSLYNSMAVVDLSISYESDIKKAETVISELLHEMPAKYEDIVKTPEILGVQNLAASDVVLRIAAETLPMKHFVVARLLRKELKECLDRNGIEIPYPRMVMYSRQDEVTPKKALGNE encoded by the coding sequence ATGAAATACTGGGAGAAAATAATAAATGATTTAAAAGAAAAAGCAATGAACGAAGATTTATGGCTTTCTTTAGGAGAAGGAGCACTAAAAATCATAGCAATCTTTATCCTTTCAGGCATCTTCATAAAAGTTGGAAAAGTGATGATTGAAAATGTCTTTAAAGTCCGAACTCGTTCACCATTACGTGTATCGGAGCGAAGAGAAGCAACATTATTAAAGTTGCTTCAAAACGTCCTAACATATGTAGTGTACTTTATAGCCTTTATGATGATATTATCAACATTAACCATAGATGTAAGTGCGATGCTAGCAGGGGCTGGAATCGTTGGACTTGCCGTTGGTTTTGGAGCTCAAAACCTTGTTCGTGATATTATCACAGGATTCTTTATTATTTTTGAAGATCAATTTTCTGTGGGTGACTTTGTTCGAATTGGACAATTTGAGGGAACAGTTGAAGAGATTGGATTAAGAACAACAAAAATTAAGACATGGACAGGGGAACTTCATATTTTACCAAATGGTAATATTACGGAAGTAACAAACTTCTCCCTGTATAATAGTATGGCAGTTGTTGATTTAAGCATTTCGTATGAGAGTGATATTAAAAAGGCAGAAACCGTGATTTCGGAACTCTTACATGAAATGCCTGCTAAATATGAGGATATTGTTAAAACACCAGAGATTTTAGGAGTGCAAAATTTAGCTGCCTCCGATGTTGTCTTGCGTATTGCTGCGGAAACATTACCGATGAAACACTTTGTTGTAGCACGCTTGTTACGCAAAGAACTAAAAGAATGTTTGGATCGCAATGGAATAGAAATCCCTTATCCTCGTATGGTCATGTACTCTCGTCAAGATGAGGTTACCCCTAAGAAGGCATTGGGAAATGAATAG
- the yyaC gene encoding spore protease YyaC — MNLKSSFFDKKEDNGARISYEDPRASHKLAIELVSILPVATIERPIVFVCIGTDRSTGDSLGPLVGTLLEEKRMNSFYVYGTLEDPIHAVNLVEKLEEIKAKHFNPIIIAIDACLGRLKSVGFIQLADGPVKPGAGVNKELPSVGDYHITGIVNVSGFMEYFVLQNTRLNLVLKMAKVIANGIYQASITYQPITKWKNIGNHVTKDAISGRE, encoded by the coding sequence GTGAACTTGAAATCTAGCTTTTTTGATAAGAAGGAAGACAATGGTGCAAGGATTTCCTACGAGGATCCACGTGCTTCTCACAAACTAGCAATTGAATTAGTATCAATTCTACCAGTAGCTACCATTGAACGTCCGATTGTATTTGTTTGTATTGGAACTGATCGGTCTACAGGTGATTCATTGGGACCACTCGTCGGTACACTTCTTGAAGAAAAAAGAATGAACTCCTTTTACGTTTACGGAACACTCGAGGACCCTATTCATGCAGTGAACTTAGTTGAAAAGCTTGAGGAAATAAAAGCGAAACATTTTAACCCTATCATTATTGCGATTGATGCTTGCTTAGGTCGTCTCAAAAGTGTCGGTTTCATACAACTGGCAGATGGTCCTGTTAAGCCAGGAGCTGGAGTAAATAAAGAACTTCCATCTGTAGGTGATTATCATATAACTGGAATCGTTAATGTGAGTGGATTTATGGAGTACTTCGTCCTACAAAACACAAGATTAAACTTAGTTTTAAAAATGGCTAAAGTCATTGCAAATGGAATTTACCAAGCAAGTATTACTTATCAACCAATTACCAAATGGAAAAATATTGGAAACCACGTAACAAAAGACGCAATTAGTGGCAGAGAATAA
- a CDS encoding DUF554 domain-containing protein, with amino-acid sequence MFLLGTLVNGLLIVVGALLGKLLHRIPEAMKTTVMFSIGLAVVVLGLQMGFKSENFLIVIISLVFGSVLGELLDLDGKLNALGGWLEKKVGGSQQGSIAEGFVTSTLIFVIGAMAIIGALDSGIRGDHDVLYTKSIIDGFTALILTTTLGIGVIFSAIPVVLYQGAIAAFATQIDRLVPDALMTSFIAEMTATGGIMILAIGLNITGITKIRVANMLPGILVVALIVTIMSFAETILG; translated from the coding sequence ATGTTTTTATTAGGTACTCTTGTAAATGGTTTATTGATCGTGGTGGGAGCGTTGTTGGGGAAGCTTCTTCATAGAATTCCGGAAGCGATGAAAACAACTGTTATGTTTAGTATTGGTCTTGCTGTGGTTGTACTAGGACTTCAAATGGGTTTCAAAAGTGAAAATTTCCTCATTGTAATTATTAGTCTTGTATTTGGCTCCGTGCTTGGAGAATTGCTAGATTTAGACGGGAAGTTGAATGCTCTAGGTGGATGGTTGGAGAAGAAGGTAGGGGGCTCCCAGCAAGGAAGTATTGCAGAAGGATTTGTAACGTCAACGCTTATCTTTGTAATAGGTGCTATGGCTATTATTGGTGCACTTGATAGCGGCATTAGGGGTGACCATGATGTGTTATATACAAAATCCATTATCGATGGATTTACCGCACTAATTTTGACGACCACTCTTGGAATCGGTGTTATTTTTTCTGCTATTCCGGTCGTGCTCTATCAAGGGGCTATTGCAGCTTTTGCTACCCAAATTGATCGTTTGGTACCAGATGCGCTTATGACTAGCTTTATAGCTGAAATGACCGCTACAGGTGGAATTATGATCCTTGCAATCGGATTAAATATTACTGGAATTACGAAAATACGGGTGGCCAATATGCTTCCAGGTATTTTAGTAGTTGCCTTGATTGTGACCATCATGTCATTTGCGGAAACTATACTAGGATAA